From Brassica oleracea var. oleracea cultivar TO1000 chromosome C3, BOL, whole genome shotgun sequence, a single genomic window includes:
- the LOC106330514 gene encoding increased DNA methylation 1 yields the protein MEDSCLFITVEAERNQESLRKWLSIAKERKTTTKGAQHFSLKAKKHLSALGWRFAYVSKGTSRELRYKSPEGKWFNSLVTACGACLEDEDDDDSSTQEQDDNLEAPASGGVPKKKRTKVCDTAPFNGDKNRSSHLAKKILNEQAEKASDEAELTPKPRFGKSKRTNCDVCCVCHLGGDDLLRCNGCPSAFHPACWSIAPDEQDWFFCTCCFCDICNQRRTPGTSMLLTCEQCHRRCHRNCLEPPEPLIDLPWFCSSQCSSVFSALQKLQGTKIALVGDEGLVWSLMRVPNDGEQQLDSAVKMLQRSFKPTPDRFSGRDLVEELIFSKDSDGAGRTFYTVSIERNNNPIIVVAMRVGKDVAEIPLLATLTRDSYDRISSMCRALMDELEKQMSEIGVRRLVLPALADDVNTWTQQFGFSHMESFERLELLKHGLFDFVGTVMCHKFLKGREEQGEPSPTE from the coding sequence ATGGAGGACTCATGTTTATTCATCACTGTCGAAGCGGAAAGGAACCAAGAATCACTCCGAAAATGGCTGTCCATTGCAAAAGAAAGAAAGACGACGACGAAAGGAGCTCAACATTTCTCGTTGAAGGCGAAGAAGCATCTCTCTGCTCTCGGTTGGCGTTTCGCTTACGTTAGCAAAGGGACGTCACGAGAGCTGCGCTACAAATCTCCCGAGGGTAAATGGTTTAACTCTTTAGTTACAGCTTGTGGTGCTTGTCTCGAAGATGAAGACGACGACGACTCGAGTACTCAAGAACAAGATGATAACCTAGAAGCGCCTGCTTCCGGTGGTGTACCGAAGAAGAAGAGAACGAAGGTTTGTGATACGGCGCCGTTTAATGGGGACAAGAACCGCTCTTCTCACTTGGCCAAGAAGATTCTCAACGAACAGGCCGAGAAGGCGTCCGATGAGGCTGAGCTAACGCCAAAGCCAAGGTTTGGGAAATCGAAGAGGACGAACTGTGATGTGTGTTGTGTTTGTCATCTTGGTGGAGATGATTTGCTTCGATGCAATGGTTGTCCTTCGGCATTTCACCCTGCTTGCTGGTCGATTGCTCCCGATGAACAGGATTGGTTCTTCTGTACTTGTTGCTTCTGCGATATCTGCAATCAAAGGAGAACGCCAGGAACCAGCATGTTATTGACTTGTGAGCAATGCCATAGAAGATGCCATCGAAATTGTCTTGAACCACCTGAGCCTTTAATTGATTTGCCATGGTTCTGTAGTTCACAATGCAGCAGTGTCTTTTCCGCGCTTCAGAAACTCCAAGGAACTAAGATTGCATTAGTAGGCGACGAGGGTTTGGTCTGGAGTTTGATGAGAGTTCCTAATGACGGTGAACAACAGCTGGATTCTGCTGTTAAGATGCTTCAACGCTCGTTTAAGCCTACACCAGACCGTTTCTCTGGGAGAGATCTTGTTGAGGAATTGATATTCAGCAAAGACTCAGATGGCGCGGGACGCACGTTTTACACGGTTTCAATTGAGAGGAATAATAACCCTATCATTGTGGTGGCAATGAGAGTTGGCAAAGATGTAGCTGAGATCCCTTTGTTGGCGACACTGACTAGAGATTCTTATGACAGGATAAGTAGCATGTGTAGAGCACTTATGGATGAGTTGGAGAAGCAAATGTCTGAAATTGGAGTTCGTAGATTGGTCTTACCGGCTTTGGCAGATGATGTGAACACTTGGACTCAGCAGTTTGGGTTTTCACATATGGAAAGTTTTGAGAGGTTGGAGCTTCTGAAACATGGATTGTTTGATTTTGTTGGTACTGTAATGTGCCATAAGTTTCTGAAGGGAAGAGAAGAGCAAGGAGAGCCAAGCCCAACCGAGTAA
- the LOC106336305 gene encoding farnesylcysteine lyase, which yields MTKMMNLSPETVSLLLLLALLSPTLLLCSGDSTTVEDESPPTVCIIGSGIGGSSVAHFLRNYSASTALSRSRILMFERHERVGGRMRTVTVSGDTFEAGGSILHPKNYHARDFVERFNLTVRSPTAVEECSAVGIWDGKRFVFKTFGSSIPFVDKIVSWLNDVYMFVRYGFSLLRMSNFIENMIDNFLKYYESLESRPVFDSVEGMLKWSGLYNLTKVTLQEKLSEAQLSPLLVNELVTVITRINYGQSVLISGLAGAVSLAGSGGGLWSVEGGNWQMAAKLINHSDVTLHLNEQIQSVSHLGDYYELKSAKGNSFKCDVTVVSTPLDEVDIQFSPAISIPKRELQHTHATFVRGLLNPGYFGMKLVSDVPALVGTLEDPLIPFSCISILRKYSATDMTYKMFTRQPASDSLLDELFSARTETVRIDWGAYPKYHAPEVFAPFILDDHHLYYVNAFENAASTMETSAVAGENMARLIVSRFRTKESSSSSPSSDTRSCSSGLHSDM from the exons ATGACTAAGATGATGAATCTCTCTCCGGAAACAGTCTCCCTTCTCCTCCTCCTCGCTCTCCTCTCGCCGACTCTTCTACTTTGCTCCGGCGATTCAACCACCGTCGAGGATGAATCTCCACCAACTGTGTGTATCATCGGAAGCGGGATCGGAGGCTCATCCGTCGCTCACTTCCTCCGTAACTACTCTGCATCCACGGCCTTGTCGCGTTCCCGGATCCTGATGTTCGAGCGTCACGAGAGAGTCGGCGGGCGCATGAGGACCGTCACCGTCTCCGGCGATACGTTCGAAGCCGGCGGCTCGATTCTGCACCCGAAAAACTACCACGCGCGGGACTTCGTCGAGAGGTTCAATCTGACGGTTCGATCGCCGACGGCGGTTGAAGAGTGTTCGGCCGTGGGAATCTGGGATGGGAAGAGGTTCGTCTTCAAGACCTTCGGTTCGAGTATACCGTTTGTGGATAAGATCGTCTCTTGGTTGAATGATGTGTACATGTTTGTGCGTTACGGATTCTCACTGTTGAGAATGAGTAACTTCATTGAG AATATGATTGATAACTTCTTGAAGTACTATGAAAGCCTAGAGTCGAGACCTGTCTTCGACAGTGTTGAAGGGATGCTTAAATGGTCAGGCTTGTACAATCTCACTAAGGTCACTCTACAGGAGAAGTTATCCGAAGCTCAGCTATCTCCTTTGTTAGTCAACGAGCTTGTTACC GTTATAACGAGGATAAACTATGGGCAGAGTGTACTTATCAGTGGACTAGCAGGTGCAGTCTCTTTGGCTGGTTCTGGTGGAGGTTTATGGTCTGTTGAAGGTGGGAACTGGCAGATGGCTGCGAAGCTGATCAATCATTCGGATGTTACCTTACACCTGAACGAGCAAATCCAATCCGTTTCACACCTTGGTGACTACTACGAGCTGAAGTCCGCAAAAGGGAACAGCTTCAAATGTGACGTCACTGTAGTTTCCACGCCGTTAGACGAGGTGGATATTCAGTTCTCACCCGCCATCTCAATTCCCAAGAGGGAGTTACAGCACACACACGCAACATTCGTGAGGGGACTTTTAAACCCT GGATATTTTGGGATGAAATTGGTTTCGGATGTTCCAGCTCTGGTGGGAACTCTTGAAGATCCTCTAATTCCATTCTCATGCATCTCGATTCTAAGGAAATATAGTGCAACAGATATGACATACAAGATGTTTACACGACAACCAGCATCAGATTCATTGCTTGATGAGCTCTTCAG TGCGAGAACCGAGACCGTTCGCATAGACTGGGGTGCATATCCAAAGTACCACGCTCCTGAAGTTTTTGCACCGTTCATATTAGATGATCATCATTTGTACTATGTGAATGCTTTTGAAAACGCGGCTAGCACGATGGAGACTAGTGCAGTGGCTGGTGAGAATATGGCGAGGCTAATAGTTTCCAGATTCAGGACAAAAGAATCATCATCATCATCACCTTCGTCCGACACAAGAAGCTGTAGCTCTGGTCTGCACTCAGACATGTGA